The following are from one region of the Aspergillus luchuensis IFO 4308 DNA, chromosome 4, nearly complete sequence genome:
- a CDS encoding cytochrome P450 (COG:Q;~EggNog:ENOG410PK71;~InterPro:IPR001128,IPR017972,IPR002401,IPR036396;~PFAM:PF00067;~TransMembrane:1 (o16-37i);~go_function: GO:0005506 - iron ion binding [Evidence IEA];~go_function: GO:0016705 - oxidoreductase activity, acting on paired donors, with incorporation or reduction of molecular oxygen [Evidence IEA];~go_function: GO:0020037 - heme binding [Evidence IEA];~go_process: GO:0055114 - oxidation-reduction process [Evidence IEA]) — MGVGEDLLSKVTTTNVILGLVAYVVLQFVYQIVYYHFFHPLAKFPGPFWGGVTRLWIAWHNLRETELQTVYDLTKKYGPVVRITPTLLLVSDPKKLPDIYHRNADKTGHYITGSFGETESLFNMRSHKTHAAFRKHIAGPYSFSNVKRMEPLLDAHIEHWLQKIDERFARTGAVFDFSWWAVYMAYDIISEVGFGAPFGFVEQGQDVGGLVQGFHDGLPAFGLLARLHPFTSWMKTTFMKKYLVATPQDDSGIGVLMRFRDRLIDQRLRDLEEKKDIGRIDLLQTFLEARTEEGKPLDMEYIRAEVLLVLLAGADTTGTVFQALVYNLMTHTEVYERMMAEIDDAARKGLISPMAQYQEIVEHLPYYAACVRETLRLNPSAPNLFPRYVSEPGIDLYGKFAPAGTEISSNPWIVHRDQEVFGADANVFNPERWLDVERAKLMNKYMFTFGYGTRVCLGKDIAMMELFKGPLQLFRNFKLHSIASKPSAHFVIKGGVGFWRDMWVTVDKRGAVKAM; from the exons atgGGCGTGGGTGAAGATCTCCTCTCCAAGGTCACGACCACCAACGTGATCCTGGGTCTGGTCGCCTATGTGGTCCTTCAATTCGTGTACCAGATCGTTTATTACCACTTTTTCCATCCGTTGGCGAAGTTTCCTGGTCCATTCTGGGGCGGCGTCACCCGACTCTGGATTGCATGGCATAATCTGCGCGAGACTGAACTGCAGACAGTGTACGATCTCACAAAAAAATATG GCCCCGTGGTCCGTATCACACCCACGCTCCTGCTTGTCAGCGACCCCAAGAAGCTCCCCGACATCTACCATCGCAATGCCGACAAAACGGGACACTACATCACCGGATCTTTCGGCGAGACCGAGTCTCTGTTCAACATGCGCTCTCACAAGACGCATGCGGCATTCCGGAAACACATTGCCGGCCCA TACAGCTTTAGCAACGTCAAGCGCATGGAGCCGCTCCTCGACGCCCACATTGAGCATTGGCTACAGAAAATCGACGAGAGGTTCGCCCGCACGGGCGCTGTCTTCGACTTCTCATGGTGGGCAGT CTACATGGCATACGACATCATCAGCGAGGTCGGCTTCGGTGCACCCTTTGGTTTCGTCGAGCAAGGACAAGACGTCGGCGGTCTAGTACAAGGCTTCCACGACGGCCTGCCAGCCTTCGGTCTCCTGGCGCGTCTCCACCCCTTCACCAgctggatgaagacgaccTTCATGAAGAAATACCTGGTTGCGACTCCCCAAGATGACTCCGGTATCGGAGTCCTGATGCGCTTCCGCGACCGACTCATTGACCAGCGTCTGCGCGACctcgaagaaaagaaggacatTGGCCGgatcgatctcctccagacCTTCCTCGAGGCCCGCACCGAAGAGGGCAAGCCCCTAGACATGGAGTACATCCGGGCAGAGGTCCTCTTAGTCCTTCTTGCTGGCGCCGACACCACCGGAACTGTCTTCCAAGCGCTGGTATATAACCTCATGACCCACACGGAGGTGTACGAGCGCATGATGGCCGAGATCGATGATGCTGCCCGAAAGGGCCTCATCAGTCCAATGGCCCAGTACCAGGAAATTGTGGAGCACTTGCCCTACTACGCCGCGTGTGTCCGCGAGACCTTGCGCCTGAACCCTTCCGCGCCAAACCTTTTTCCTCGATATGTCTCCGAGCCGGGTATCGATCTCTATGGCAAGTTCGCACCCGCGGGCACGGAGATCTCGTCTAACCCATGGATCGTCCACCGCGATCAGGAGGTGTTTGGCGCTGATGCAAATGTCTTCAACCCAGAGCGTTGGCTGGACGTAGAGCGCGCCAAGCTCATGAACAAGTATATGTTTACTTTTGGTTACGGGACGCGAGTATGTTTGGGCAAGGATATTGCGATGATGGAGCTATTCAAGGGTCCTTTGCAG CTCTTCCGCAATTTCAAGCTTCACTCTATTGCCAGCAAACCTTCCGCGCATTTTGTGATAAAGGGAGGCGTGGGATTCTGGCGTGATATGTGGGTTACGGTTGACAAGCGGGGGGCTGTGAAGGCGATGTAG
- a CDS encoding putative integral membrane protein Pth11-like (COG:S;~EggNog:ENOG410PMUK;~TransMembrane:7 (o6-30i42-64o84-109i121-140o160-185i197-217o237-256i)): protein MAATQGPVIAGVAISFAILSFVTICLRLFARIYVLKRMGLDDYLIIGACLLSWAFTAVTIVAVKHGMGQHMVDVDQSGLITYSFAVWLSSMFYLAALGFVKTSVCWFYTRLGDKQLTRMSLVMMCVVGCQATSFVLTAAFQCNPIARAWNTSIPGRCVTINVFYLANAALNITTDLLTYSLPIRVILKLHMPRKQKLALGGILCLGLFACISSIIRITYIPAMLTSSDSTYAISGAMYWSAIEINVGILASSIPSFKAIASRFLPRLIGEYSSNRGYGGWSSSNMRKEESGFSKGREHPFDMSILQTQDGDAMTGTQIGRNNSQERIIIPEGKIYAHTEIETNVEVSTEYYTRPMQSFDIPRSLGTHSS from the exons ATGGCAGCTACACAGGGACCAGTCATTGCTGGTGTTGCGATTAGCTTCGCGATCCTGAGTTTTGTGACTATCTGTCTACGGCTGTTTGCTCGAATCTATGTCTTGAAGCGAATGGGCTTGGATGACT ATTTGATTATCGGCGCCTGC CTTCTATCATGGGCATTTACAGCAGTTACCATAGTCG CTGTCAAGCATGGTATGGGCCAGCAcatggtggatgtggatcaAAGTGGTCTTATCACATACTCTTTT GCCGTCTGGTTGAGTTCGATGTTCTACCTGGCCGCCCTTGGCTTTGTCAAAACCTCCGTCTGCTGGTTCTACACCCGACTTGGTGACAAGCAACTCACGCGCATGTCTCTCGTCATGATGTGTGTTGTGGGTTGCCAAGCCACTTCATTCGTTCTGACAGCTGCGTTTCAATGCAATCCCATTGCCCGCGCCTGGAATACTAGCATTCCTGGACGCTGCGTAACAATCAACGTCTTCTACCTCGCCAACGCAGCGCTGAACATTACGACCGATCTGCTCACCTACTCGCTGCCGATCCGGGTCATCCTGAAGCTACACATGCCAAGGAAACAGAAGTTGGCCCTCGGTGGTATTCTCTGTCTTGGTCTATT CGCttgcatctcctccatcatccgaaTCACCTACATCCCCGCGATGCTCACCTCCAGCGATTCCACCTACGCCATCAGCGGCGCCATGTACTGGTCCGCCATCGAGATTAACGTCGGCATCTTGGCCTCCTCCATCCCGTCCTTCAAAGCCATCGCCTCTCGTTTCCTCCCCCGCTTGATTGGCGAGTACAGCTCGAACCGCGGCTACGGCGGATGGTCGAGCAGCAAcatgagaaaagaagaatccgGCTTCTCCAAGGGTCGGGAGCATCCATTCGATATGAGTATTCTGCAGACCCAAGATGGGGACGCCATGACGGGCACGCAGATTGGGAGGAACAACAGCCAGGAACGCATTATTATACCGGAAGGGAAGATTTATGCTCATACGGAAATTGAGACGAATGTCGAAgtcagtacggagtactataCTCGCCCGATGCAGTCGTTTGATATTCCTCGGTCTCTGGGGACGCATAGTTCTTGA